The DNA window AAAAAAGCCATCAGGTGGTCCAGAAAACGTTCTCTCAACGCCACAATGAAGGAAGAGGCAACAACAGTGAAATTCAGGTAATCTGGTATCAGAAAAGTTTCAAGATCTATGAAGGAAATAGCGATCAAAGACGAAGATATCGTACATGCCAGAAAAAGATCTAGGGAGTCTTTCATGAGGAGAGAATTCAAGAGAAACACCACCCCTGTTAAAAGCTCCACAATCGGATATCTCAAAGGAATTTTCCAGCCACAATACCTGCATCTTCCCTTCAAAAGGATGTAGCTCAAGAGGGGCACGTTGTCGTACCATTGTATCTTTCTTTTACAATTAGGACAAAACGAATAAGGAGGATCCCATAGTTTGAGACCCTCCCTCGTTGATCTATAAATCACCACGTTCAAAAAACTTCCAAT is part of the Thermotoga sp. genome and encodes:
- a CDS encoding A24 family peptidase; this encodes MWHILMFGLGLIIGSFLNVVIYRSTREGLKLWDPPYSFCPNCKRKIQWYDNVPLLSYILLKGRCRYCGWKIPLRYPIVELLTGVVFLLNSLLMKDSLDLFLACTISSSLIAISFIDLETFLIPDYLNFTVVASSFIVALRERFLDHLMAFFIVTAMFLVLKFFYRDGLGMGDVILAMGMGILLSPFPAIIAVLVASISGILFALIRGKGKMDIKMRIPFGPFLALGGYTLFLISYTTRWL